From a region of the Arachis ipaensis cultivar K30076 chromosome B09, Araip1.1, whole genome shotgun sequence genome:
- the LOC107615274 gene encoding uncharacterized protein LOC107615274, with the protein MNFVLMADELYKQAIDGSLSRWLSQADQDIALGEVYRGICGAHQAVLPLEINLNTLRILRQDDLPVDYCWSAMYDKLNDLDSERILALENMIQQKKSVARNYNRQITEKYFSLEKLVLKVVLPIEKKSRFLGKWSHTWEGPFQVIELYSGNAYRIKDIDYGNVINSINGKYLKQYR; encoded by the exons ATGAATTTTGTATTGATGGCTGATGAGTTATATAAGCAAGCAATTGATGGAAGCCTGTCGAGATGGTTAAGTCAAGCCGATCAAGATATAGCTTTAGGAGAAGTTTACAGAGGTATATGTGGGGCTCATCAGGCTG TTTTGCCATTAGAGATTAATCTTAATACGTTGAGAATTTTGAGGCAAGATGACTTGCCAGTTGATTATTGTTGGAGTGCAATGTATGATAAGTTGAATGATTTAGACTCAGAACGCATTTTGGCACTTGAAAATATgattcaacaaaaaaaaagtgtTGCTCGAAATTATAATCGTCAAATAACAGAGAAATATTTCAGTTTAGAAAAATTGGTCTTAAAAGTTGTATTGCCAATAGAGAAGAAGTCAAGATTCCTTGGCAAATGGTCTCATACTTGGGAAGGACCTTTTCAAGTAATTGAATTGTATTCTGGAAATGCATATCGAATTAAAGATATCGATTATGGAAACGTGATTAATTCGATAAATGGAAAATACTTGAAGCAATATCGATGA